A window from Agrobacterium tumefaciens encodes these proteins:
- a CDS encoding Ldh family oxidoreductase — protein MVHGNETASVLARLDELERFCRTVFLAVGTDEETADAATRAMMHGTRLGVDSHGVRLLAHYVTALEGGRLNRRPQISRVSGFGAVETIDADHAHGARATYAAMENAMVLAEKFGIGAVAIRNSSHFGPAGAYALEAARQGYIGLAFCNSDSFVRLHDGAMRFHGTNPIAVGVPAADDMPWLLDMATSAVPYNRVLLYRSLGQQLPQGVASDGDGVDTRDPNAAEMLAPVGGEFGFKGAALAGVVEIFSAVLSGMKLSFDLAPMGGPDFSTPRGLGAFVLALKPEAFLERDVFDEGMKRYLEVLRGSPAREDCKVMAPGDREWAVAAKREREGAPVDPVTRAAFSELAEKFSVSLPAYH, from the coding sequence ATGGTGCACGGTAACGAAACGGCCTCTGTTCTGGCGAGGCTGGACGAGTTGGAGCGGTTTTGCCGCACGGTTTTTCTGGCCGTCGGCACGGATGAGGAAACGGCCGACGCGGCGACCCGCGCCATGATGCATGGCACAAGGCTTGGCGTGGATAGCCACGGCGTGCGCCTGCTCGCCCATTATGTCACTGCTCTTGAAGGCGGGCGTCTCAATCGGCGGCCGCAGATCAGCCGCGTTTCCGGCTTCGGGGCGGTGGAAACGATCGATGCCGACCATGCCCATGGCGCCCGCGCCACCTATGCGGCCATGGAGAATGCCATGGTGCTTGCGGAGAAATTCGGCATTGGCGCGGTGGCCATCCGCAACTCCTCGCATTTCGGCCCGGCCGGTGCTTACGCGCTGGAAGCGGCCCGGCAGGGTTATATCGGCCTTGCCTTCTGCAATTCGGACAGTTTCGTGCGCCTGCATGATGGCGCCATGCGGTTCCACGGCACCAACCCGATTGCCGTCGGCGTGCCGGCGGCGGATGACATGCCCTGGCTGCTGGATATGGCCACCAGCGCCGTGCCGTATAACCGCGTTCTGCTTTACCGGAGCCTTGGCCAGCAACTGCCGCAAGGTGTCGCCTCGGATGGCGACGGCGTCGATACGCGCGATCCCAATGCGGCCGAGATGCTTGCCCCCGTCGGCGGTGAATTCGGTTTCAAGGGGGCGGCGCTGGCGGGCGTGGTCGAGATTTTCAGCGCCGTTCTCTCCGGCATGAAACTCAGCTTCGATCTCGCCCCCATGGGCGGTCCGGATTTTTCAACGCCGCGCGGGCTCGGAGCCTTCGTTCTGGCGCTGAAGCCGGAGGCCTTCCTGGAGCGCGACGTGTTCGACGAGGGCATGAAGCGTTATCTCGAAGTGCTGCGCGGATCACCCGCCCGCGAAGATTGCAAGGTCATGGCGCCGGGCGACCGGGAATGGGCGGTTGCGGCAAAACGCGAGAGGGAAGGCGCGCCGGTCGATCCCGTCACACGGGCGGCCTTTTCGGAGCTTGCGGAAAAGTTCTCGGTCAGCCTGCCCGCCTATCATTAA
- a CDS encoding MetQ/NlpA family ABC transporter substrate-binding protein codes for MKKLILAASLAALFTAGQALAETIKIGVTPAEHAQIMEQVKKIAAAKGLDIDIIEFSDYVVPNQALNDGELQANSFQHQPYLDNQIADRKFDLVSVGTTITTPMGVYSKKVKSLDELKDGATIGIPNDPTNGGRALLVLASKGVLKVKEEAGLKVTPADITENPKNIQIVELDAAQLPRSLDDTDASVINTNYATAAGLNPKKDSIAIESEKSPYANVIAVRAQDKDKPWVKTLVESYQSPEVKAFILEKYNGTVIPSW; via the coding sequence ATGAAAAAACTCATTCTCGCGGCTTCGCTCGCCGCTCTCTTCACCGCCGGTCAGGCGCTGGCAGAGACGATCAAGATCGGCGTAACCCCCGCCGAGCATGCGCAGATCATGGAACAGGTGAAGAAGATCGCGGCCGCCAAGGGTCTGGATATCGATATCATCGAATTCTCCGACTATGTCGTGCCGAACCAGGCGCTGAATGATGGCGAGCTGCAGGCCAATTCCTTCCAGCACCAGCCTTACCTCGACAACCAGATCGCCGACCGCAAGTTCGATCTCGTCAGCGTCGGCACCACCATCACCACCCCGATGGGCGTTTATTCGAAAAAGGTGAAGAGCCTTGACGAGCTGAAGGACGGCGCGACGATCGGCATTCCGAACGACCCGACCAATGGCGGCCGTGCGCTGCTGGTGCTCGCCTCCAAGGGCGTTTTGAAGGTCAAGGAAGAAGCCGGCCTTAAGGTAACGCCTGCCGACATCACCGAAAACCCGAAGAACATCCAGATCGTCGAGCTTGACGCCGCCCAGCTGCCGCGCTCGCTTGATGACACCGACGCTTCGGTCATCAACACCAACTATGCGACGGCTGCCGGCCTGAACCCCAAGAAAGACTCCATCGCCATCGAAAGCGAAAAGTCCCCTTATGCGAATGTCATCGCCGTTCGTGCACAGGACAAGGACAAGCCCTGGGTGAAGACTCTGGTCGAATCCTACCAGAGCCCGGAAGTGAAGGCCTTCATTCTGGAAAAGTACAACGGCACGGTCATCCCGTCCTGGTAA
- a CDS encoding DNA translocase FtsK, whose amino-acid sequence MMSVHAAMSFSRSRFQNSSNSAGEGSEKARHVGGQTAAGQQTATMKAGAAPRPNADVSAADAIEGRAEMPGWQNAFVLGPNVRFTRTPESAFSRRMPVETPNLPEEPTISEEEVVAVAVPETVEPEAMAQEETVVTSQPVVKTAEQRVPPQRMPFLPQPPDARGARALTYKLRLELARKQAEEAAAASLAPAQTPVPNVEAPVQRVFSPVQPLPAVQPTADAQATVPAASVPAFAAYLPDELFWEVMTLDLPGGAVETIPANLRASFADAALTSPALANPALANPVLTNPALTASVSAVSMPAAAAVVLSSEPPVVTVPGGSAIRLYREIGVRHAAVPAAEPEITPQPVAEAAVFVEPQRPVEQVQALESQPIESQPAERIVAEPRFAARAPIQASQPMFREAPVFAEGEYEYPSIDLLQQARVQQTTTMTPEALEQSAGLLESVLEDFGIKGEIIDVRPGPVVTLYEFEPAPGVKSSRVIGLSDDIARSMSALSARVAVVPGRNVIGIELPNPVRETVYLRELIEATDYAETRQKLALCLGKTIGGEPVIAELAKMPHLLVAGTTGSGKSVAINTMILSLLYRLKPEECRLIMVDPKMLELSVYDGIPHLLTPVVTDPKKAVMALKWAVREMEDRYRKMSRLGVRNIDGYNARAAAARAKGETVFCNVQTGFDRATGEAVYEQEEMDLTAMPYIVVIVDEMADLMMVAGKEIEGAIQRLAQMARAAGIHLIMATQRPSVDVITGTIKANFPTRISFQVTSKIDSRTILGEQGAEHLLGQGDMLHMMGGGRIARVHGPFVSDEEVEKVVAHLKTQGRPEYLGTVTEDADEADEEVEEEAAVFDKTAMGEEDSDDLYEKAVKVVMRDKKCSTSYIQRRLSVGYNRAASLVERMEQEGIVGPANHVGKRAIIAGERSSYDAMGAED is encoded by the coding sequence ATGATGAGTGTGCACGCTGCCATGAGCTTCTCCCGATCCAGATTCCAGAATTCGTCCAATAGCGCAGGGGAGGGGAGCGAGAAGGCTCGTCATGTCGGTGGCCAGACAGCTGCCGGGCAGCAGACGGCCACGATGAAGGCAGGAGCCGCGCCCCGGCCGAATGCCGATGTCAGCGCCGCCGACGCCATTGAAGGCCGCGCCGAAATGCCCGGCTGGCAGAATGCTTTTGTGCTCGGCCCCAATGTGCGCTTCACCCGCACGCCGGAAAGCGCCTTTAGCCGCCGCATGCCGGTCGAGACGCCGAATCTTCCGGAAGAGCCTACTATTTCCGAAGAGGAAGTCGTCGCTGTCGCCGTGCCGGAAACGGTAGAGCCGGAGGCGATGGCGCAGGAAGAAACCGTCGTCACATCACAGCCGGTCGTAAAAACGGCAGAGCAGCGCGTGCCGCCGCAACGCATGCCGTTTCTGCCGCAGCCGCCTGATGCGCGCGGTGCAAGGGCGCTGACCTATAAATTGCGTCTGGAGCTTGCCCGCAAACAGGCGGAAGAAGCCGCTGCCGCCTCGCTGGCGCCGGCCCAGACGCCCGTGCCCAACGTGGAAGCGCCGGTACAGCGGGTATTTTCCCCCGTTCAGCCGCTGCCCGCCGTCCAGCCCACCGCTGACGCGCAGGCAACCGTGCCGGCTGCGTCCGTCCCAGCCTTTGCGGCTTACCTGCCGGATGAGCTATTCTGGGAAGTCATGACGCTCGATCTGCCGGGTGGGGCAGTTGAGACCATTCCCGCCAATCTGCGCGCCAGTTTCGCCGATGCGGCTCTTACAAGTCCCGCCCTGGCAAATCCCGCCCTGGCAAACCCCGTTCTGACGAACCCGGCGCTGACGGCGTCCGTCTCTGCCGTTTCTATGCCCGCTGCCGCTGCCGTCGTGCTTTCGTCCGAACCTCCGGTCGTTACCGTGCCGGGCGGTTCCGCAATCCGCCTTTACCGGGAAATCGGCGTGCGTCATGCCGCCGTTCCGGCTGCCGAACCAGAGATCACGCCACAGCCGGTGGCGGAGGCCGCCGTGTTTGTCGAGCCACAGCGGCCCGTCGAGCAAGTCCAGGCGCTTGAAAGCCAGCCGATTGAAAGCCAGCCGGCAGAAAGAATAGTGGCGGAGCCGCGTTTCGCCGCTCGCGCCCCCATCCAGGCCTCGCAGCCGATGTTCCGCGAAGCGCCGGTCTTTGCCGAGGGAGAATATGAATATCCCTCCATCGATCTTCTGCAGCAGGCCCGCGTCCAGCAGACCACGACCATGACGCCCGAAGCGCTGGAGCAGAGCGCCGGGCTTCTCGAAAGCGTGCTTGAGGATTTCGGCATCAAGGGCGAGATCATCGATGTCCGTCCCGGCCCGGTCGTGACGCTTTACGAATTCGAACCGGCCCCCGGCGTGAAGTCTTCGCGTGTCATCGGTCTGTCCGATGATATCGCCCGCTCCATGTCGGCGCTTTCGGCGCGTGTCGCCGTTGTGCCCGGTCGCAATGTCATCGGCATCGAACTGCCGAACCCCGTGCGCGAGACGGTCTATCTGCGTGAACTGATTGAAGCGACGGACTACGCCGAAACCCGCCAGAAGCTCGCGCTCTGCCTCGGCAAGACCATCGGCGGCGAACCCGTCATCGCCGAACTCGCGAAGATGCCGCATCTGCTCGTCGCCGGCACCACCGGTTCGGGCAAGTCGGTCGCCATCAACACCATGATCCTGTCGCTGCTCTACCGTCTGAAGCCTGAAGAATGCCGCCTGATCATGGTCGATCCGAAGATGCTCGAGCTTTCCGTTTATGACGGCATCCCGCATCTCCTGACGCCCGTTGTCACCGATCCGAAAAAGGCGGTCATGGCACTGAAATGGGCCGTGCGCGAAATGGAAGACCGCTATCGCAAGATGTCGCGTCTCGGCGTGCGCAATATCGATGGTTACAATGCAAGGGCGGCTGCCGCCCGCGCCAAGGGCGAGACCGTATTCTGCAACGTACAGACCGGTTTTGACCGCGCCACCGGCGAAGCGGTTTACGAGCAGGAGGAAATGGACCTCACGGCCATGCCTTACATCGTCGTCATCGTCGATGAAATGGCCGACCTGATGATGGTCGCCGGCAAGGAAATCGAAGGCGCGATCCAGCGTCTGGCACAGATGGCGCGTGCTGCCGGCATCCACCTCATCATGGCCACCCAGCGCCCGTCGGTCGATGTCATCACCGGCACGATCAAGGCGAACTTCCCGACCCGCATCTCCTTCCAGGTGACCTCGAAGATCGACAGCCGCACCATCCTTGGCGAACAGGGCGCGGAGCATCTGCTCGGCCAGGGCGACATGCTGCACATGATGGGCGGCGGCCGCATCGCCCGTGTCCACGGCCCCTTCGTTTCCGATGAGGAAGTGGAAAAGGTCGTGGCGCATCTGAAGACCCAAGGTCGCCCGGAATATCTCGGCACCGTGACGGAAGATGCTGATGAGGCCGATGAAGAGGTGGAAGAGGAAGCCGCTGTTTTCGACAAGACCGCCATGGGCGAGGAAGACAGCGACGATCTCTATGAGAAAGCCGTCAAGGTGGTGATGCGCGACAAGAAGTGCTCGACCTCCTATATCCAGCGCCGCCTGTCCGTCGGCTATAACCGTGCCGCTTCGCTGGTCGAGCGCATGGAGCAGGAAGGCATTGTCGGGCCTGCCAACCATGTCGGCAAGCGCGCCATCATCGCCGGTGAGCGCTCTTCCTATGATGCCATGGGGGCCGAAGACTGA
- a CDS encoding methionine ABC transporter ATP-binding protein, with translation MSFPSSAASPARPEQAVPQGAAKEPMVTFEGVTKTFGGADGKPGFAALAGIDYTVPKGSITGIIGRSGAGKSTLIRLANGLEKPSAGRVVVDGVDVAALDEKSLRTLRRSVGMIFQHFNLLSSRTAFDNVALPLEISGMGKKEIETRVAPLLDLVGLSDKAKRYPAELSGGQKQRVGIARALATQPKLLLSDEATSALDPETTQSILELLKRINAELGLTVLLITHEMEVVKTIASQVAVIDRGLIVEEGTTFDIFTAPKHETTRSLLSSSVGVKLPHWVTSGLKPQAAEGDRVLVRLVFFGETAFQPLTARLVAEIGPDVNILAGTIEEISGEPFGSLVVSYPASAEVTARANRFYAETGLHTEVLGYVA, from the coding sequence ATGAGTTTTCCATCCAGTGCGGCCTCGCCCGCGCGCCCAGAACAGGCAGTCCCGCAAGGGGCGGCAAAGGAGCCGATGGTCACGTTTGAAGGCGTGACCAAGACCTTTGGAGGCGCCGACGGCAAGCCCGGCTTCGCAGCCCTTGCCGGTATCGACTACACCGTGCCGAAAGGCTCCATCACCGGTATCATCGGACGCTCAGGCGCGGGCAAATCCACGCTCATCCGCCTCGCCAACGGCCTTGAAAAGCCCTCGGCCGGCCGTGTGGTCGTCGATGGCGTCGATGTCGCGGCGCTTGATGAAAAGAGCCTGCGCACGCTGCGCCGTTCCGTCGGCATGATCTTCCAGCACTTCAATCTCCTGTCCTCGCGCACCGCTTTCGACAATGTGGCCCTGCCGCTCGAAATATCAGGCATGGGCAAGAAGGAGATCGAAACGCGCGTCGCGCCGCTGCTCGATCTCGTCGGCCTTTCGGACAAGGCGAAGCGTTATCCGGCTGAACTTTCAGGCGGTCAGAAGCAACGCGTCGGCATTGCCCGCGCGCTCGCGACGCAGCCGAAGCTGCTCCTCTCCGACGAGGCGACATCAGCGCTCGATCCGGAAACGACGCAATCCATTCTCGAACTGCTGAAGCGGATTAATGCCGAACTCGGCCTGACGGTGCTGCTCATCACCCATGAGATGGAAGTGGTGAAAACCATCGCCTCGCAGGTGGCTGTCATCGACAGGGGCTTGATCGTTGAGGAAGGCACGACCTTCGACATCTTCACCGCGCCGAAACACGAGACGACCCGCAGCCTGCTGTCGTCCTCTGTCGGCGTGAAGCTGCCGCACTGGGTCACCTCGGGGCTGAAGCCGCAGGCGGCGGAAGGCGACCGCGTTCTGGTGCGTCTGGTCTTCTTTGGCGAGACGGCCTTCCAGCCGCTGACGGCCCGTCTCGTTGCTGAAATCGGCCCTGACGTGAACATCCTTGCCGGCACCATCGAGGAAATTTCCGGCGAACCCTTCGGTTCGCTCGTGGTCTCCTATCCCGCCTCGGCTGAGGTCACCGCCCGCGCCAACCGCTTTTATGCGGAAACCGGTCTTCACACGGAGGTGCTTGGTTATGTCGCCTGA
- a CDS encoding methionine ABC transporter permease, which yields MSPDMIFNLLFKGLWQTLHMVAVAGIVGSIIGVPMGVFLATSGKGELFPAPMTNRILGLIVNAARSTPFIILVVAIIPFTRLVAGTSIGTSAAIVPLTVATVPFIARLVEAAIREVDKGLIEAARAMGATPLQIVTKVLLAEAKPGITLALTLTLVSLIGYSAMVGAVGGGGLGDLGIRYGYQRFMPDVMLAVVLVLIVLVQLVQSAGDRLARSFDKRTRKN from the coding sequence ATGTCGCCTGATATGATCTTCAACCTTCTTTTCAAGGGCCTTTGGCAGACCCTGCACATGGTTGCGGTCGCCGGCATCGTTGGGTCCATCATCGGCGTGCCGATGGGCGTTTTCCTTGCCACCAGCGGCAAGGGCGAATTGTTTCCCGCACCAATGACCAACCGCATCCTCGGCCTCATCGTGAACGCCGCGCGCTCCACACCTTTCATCATCCTCGTCGTGGCGATCATTCCCTTCACCCGGCTGGTTGCCGGCACGTCCATCGGCACCAGTGCGGCCATCGTGCCGCTGACGGTCGCGACCGTGCCCTTCATCGCGCGGCTGGTGGAAGCGGCGATCCGCGAGGTGGACAAGGGCCTGATCGAGGCCGCCCGCGCGATGGGCGCGACACCGTTGCAGATCGTCACCAAGGTGCTGCTCGCTGAAGCCAAGCCCGGCATCACGCTGGCGCTCACCCTCACGCTGGTCAGCCTCATCGGTTATTCGGCCATGGTCGGCGCGGTCGGCGGCGGCGGGCTGGGCGATCTCGGCATCCGCTACGGTTACCAGCGCTTCATGCCTGACGTGATGCTGGCCGTGGTTCTGGTGCTGATCGTGCTGGTGCAGCTGGTGCAGAGCGCCGGCGACCGGCTGGCGCGCAGCTTCGACAAGCGGACCCGCAAGAATTAA
- a CDS encoding rhodanese-related sulfurtransferase yields the protein MTDTTILPRPEVSGDFLVAALYHFARLPRFESLREQLFELCQKNGVKGTLLLAAEGINGTIAGPDAGIHAVLSFLRAQPEFAALEHKESRASHMPFVRLKVKLKKEIVTMGVPDIDPNRIVGTYVDPRDWNALISDPDTIVIDTRNDYETAIGIFKGAVDPQTKTFREFPDWVKNNPGLHNKPKIAMYCTGGIRCEKATAFMKEQGFDEVYHLKGGILKYLEEVPEEESLWEGACFVFDERVSVVHGLAEGDHQLCHACRNPITPEVRLSPKFEEGVSCPSCYDERSEDDRQRFRDRQQQIELAKTRGERHLGR from the coding sequence ATGACCGACACGACCATTCTCCCTCGCCCGGAAGTCTCTGGTGATTTCCTTGTGGCCGCGCTTTATCATTTTGCCCGCCTGCCGCGGTTCGAGAGCCTGCGCGAGCAGCTGTTCGAGCTCTGCCAGAAAAACGGCGTGAAGGGCACGCTGCTGCTCGCCGCCGAAGGCATCAACGGCACGATTGCAGGGCCGGATGCGGGTATTCATGCCGTCCTCTCCTTCCTGCGCGCCCAGCCGGAATTTGCGGCACTGGAGCACAAGGAAAGCCGTGCCTCGCACATGCCTTTCGTGCGGCTGAAGGTGAAGCTCAAGAAAGAGATCGTCACCATGGGCGTGCCGGATATCGATCCGAACCGCATCGTCGGCACCTATGTCGATCCGCGGGACTGGAACGCGCTGATTTCCGATCCTGATACCATCGTCATCGATACCCGTAATGACTACGAGACCGCCATCGGCATCTTCAAGGGCGCGGTCGATCCGCAGACGAAAACCTTCCGCGAATTTCCCGACTGGGTGAAGAACAATCCCGGCCTGCACAACAAGCCGAAGATCGCCATGTATTGCACCGGCGGCATACGCTGCGAAAAGGCCACGGCCTTCATGAAGGAACAGGGTTTCGATGAGGTCTATCACCTCAAGGGCGGTATCCTGAAATATCTGGAAGAGGTGCCGGAAGAAGAGAGCCTCTGGGAAGGCGCCTGCTTCGTCTTCGATGAGCGCGTGTCCGTGGTGCACGGCCTTGCCGAAGGCGACCACCAGCTCTGCCACGCCTGCCGCAACCCGATTACGCCGGAAGTGCGCCTGTCGCCCAAGTTCGAGGAAGGCGTGTCCTGCCCGAGCTGTTACGACGAGCGCAGCGAAGACGACCGCCAGCGTTTCCGCGACCGGCAGCAGCAGATCGAGCTGGCAAAGACGCGCGGTGAGCGGCATCTGGGGCGCTGA
- a CDS encoding bifunctional diguanylate cyclase/phosphodiesterase yields MFPSQDDAFKGDFMRIAPRNIGDYLPVGRRTAVGVVLSTFALVLLIVTALVLSALSQVREKANLLDNARSRETTAGALVTFREQLGATLNDYAAWDDAAEYVYAPDRFDWVASNYGEMTVNSDLFDTAVIVDENGSVRMAYQDGKPAKWAYDSYFAAGLKEMIERVQAMRPGITSQVTGFVKTEDGIAAAGVALVRLKSGALATDSAERRYLIFARHLKQATVDKLARNYVVEGLELQYGDGPAANHVDIVNPLGQVLARLVWRSHLPGDVSFHEARPVVFTALGIAGTFFLVLLIIGSATLDRLKADEAAAREEALRDRLSGLDNRAGLFARLNRMVGKARHDKTDIKLLYLDLDGFKEINDSYGHAAGDRLIKGVAAALRVLVPEGAVLARLGGDEFAIAIQGNDVWAEGRKLCLALLELFTEPFSIGERVASIGCSIGTSVSRAGDINGEELLRRADMAMYQAKENGRGRYVSYELKMDALREEKLQLEADLRAAILNDEIQVVYQPVVNAATRCITGVEALARWQRPGYGFVPPDIFIAAAETSGLIDRLGLLVLRKACETARQWPSIKLSVNISPVQFRNPAFSGHVADILDATQTPSERLRLEMTEGYFIQHPERASAAIDKLKQLGLHIALDDFGAGFASVGYLRRFGFDRMKIDRSLVMALDQGGRSLEMLQATVALAKSLDIPVTAEGIETEEQAAILHLCGCDELQGYLFSRPVAAEDITAMLDGQDAPLFALRAGA; encoded by the coding sequence ATGTTTCCTTCGCAAGATGATGCTTTCAAAGGGGATTTTATGCGGATTGCGCCGCGCAACATTGGGGACTATTTGCCGGTCGGGCGCAGAACCGCCGTCGGCGTCGTATTGTCCACCTTCGCGCTGGTGCTTCTCATCGTCACCGCGCTCGTCCTCTCCGCTCTCAGCCAGGTCCGCGAAAAGGCCAATCTGCTCGACAATGCCCGCTCACGCGAGACGACGGCGGGTGCTCTCGTCACCTTCCGCGAACAGCTTGGCGCCACGCTCAACGACTACGCCGCCTGGGACGACGCCGCCGAGTACGTCTATGCTCCTGATCGCTTCGACTGGGTGGCCAGCAATTACGGCGAGATGACGGTCAATAGCGATCTTTTCGATACGGCCGTCATTGTCGATGAGAACGGCAGCGTCCGCATGGCCTATCAGGACGGCAAACCGGCCAAATGGGCCTATGACAGCTATTTTGCCGCTGGCCTGAAGGAGATGATCGAACGAGTGCAGGCCATGCGTCCGGGCATTACCTCGCAGGTGACCGGTTTCGTCAAAACCGAAGACGGCATCGCCGCTGCCGGTGTCGCGCTTGTGCGGCTCAAATCCGGCGCGTTGGCCACGGATAGCGCTGAGCGTCGTTATCTGATCTTCGCCCGTCACCTCAAACAGGCGACGGTGGATAAGCTCGCCCGCAATTACGTCGTCGAGGGACTGGAACTTCAATATGGCGACGGACCTGCCGCCAACCATGTGGATATCGTCAATCCGCTGGGGCAGGTGCTGGCACGGCTCGTCTGGCGTTCGCATCTGCCGGGGGATGTCAGTTTTCATGAGGCGCGGCCGGTGGTCTTCACCGCGCTCGGCATTGCCGGCACGTTTTTCCTGGTGCTTCTCATCATCGGCTCGGCTACGCTCGACCGGCTGAAGGCGGATGAGGCGGCGGCACGGGAAGAGGCGCTGCGCGACCGGTTGAGCGGGCTCGACAACCGCGCCGGGCTGTTTGCCCGCCTGAACCGCATGGTCGGCAAGGCCCGCCACGACAAGACGGATATCAAGCTGCTTTATCTCGATCTCGATGGCTTCAAGGAAATCAATGATTCCTATGGCCATGCCGCCGGCGACCGGCTGATCAAGGGCGTGGCGGCGGCGCTGCGGGTGCTGGTGCCCGAGGGTGCGGTGCTGGCACGTCTCGGCGGCGATGAATTCGCCATCGCCATTCAGGGCAACGATGTCTGGGCGGAAGGCCGCAAGCTGTGTCTGGCGCTTCTCGAACTCTTCACCGAGCCTTTCAGCATTGGCGAGAGGGTGGCGAGCATCGGCTGCAGCATCGGGACGTCCGTTTCCCGCGCCGGCGATATCAATGGCGAGGAGCTGTTGCGCCGTGCCGATATGGCCATGTATCAGGCCAAGGAGAACGGACGCGGGCGCTACGTCTCCTATGAGCTGAAGATGGATGCGCTGCGTGAGGAAAAATTACAGCTGGAAGCGGATCTGCGCGCCGCAATTCTCAACGACGAGATACAGGTGGTTTACCAGCCGGTCGTCAACGCCGCCACGCGCTGCATTACCGGCGTGGAGGCGCTGGCCCGATGGCAGCGGCCGGGTTATGGCTTCGTGCCGCCGGATATTTTCATTGCCGCCGCCGAGACCAGCGGTCTGATCGACCGGCTCGGCCTTCTGGTTCTGCGCAAGGCCTGCGAGACCGCACGGCAATGGCCCTCCATCAAGCTATCGGTGAATATTTCCCCCGTGCAGTTCCGCAATCCAGCCTTTTCCGGCCATGTCGCGGATATTTTAGACGCGACGCAGACGCCGTCTGAAAGGCTGCGGCTGGAGATGACGGAGGGGTATTTCATCCAGCATCCGGAGCGCGCAAGTGCGGCGATCGACAAGCTGAAACAGCTCGGCCTGCATATAGCGCTCGATGATTTCGGCGCCGGTTTTGCGAGCGTCGGTTATCTGCGCCGCTTCGGTTTCGACCGCATGAAGATCGACCGCTCGCTGGTCATGGCGCTCGATCAGGGCGGCCGGTCGCTGGAAATGCTGCAGGCCACCGTGGCGCTGGCGAAATCGCTCGATATTCCGGTGACGGCCGAAGGCATCGAAACCGAAGAGCAGGCGGCCATCCTGCATCTGTGCGGCTGCGATGAATTGCAGGGTTACCTGTTCTCCAGGCCGGTTGCTGCCGAAGATATCACTGCCATGCTGGATGGGCAGGATGCACCGCTCTTTGCGCTGCGGGCAGGGGCTTGA